A section of the Diabrotica virgifera virgifera chromosome 8, PGI_DIABVI_V3a genome encodes:
- the LOC126889959 gene encoding snurportin-1: MESPPHKCSDNPHAQLYKCKERKQSQHERRIKFLEDLKEKRTKCTDENRQLCDTFFSKINAENSMDDSADQSTQISDTSLKEIENESSMNESAEIEETQCDESEEMDVETRKGYKKSIRFKLMLTEWFHEIPDDLEEDWIVKFCPEGKRMLLISMRKLTSFYNEKGKYVFKTRTKFPGGGNTNPRGTTVLDCIYNKYIKTFFILDCLYCNNIFTVPNEATFRFYWLKSKFDEKPEWSNCENSKYKFVLMDSFPAERALIQEKMFDVMKIRNKDVLYDGVVFYHKESEYTFGNTPLATWLHSFMLLEKLGIDIPEIYRKKIPTGYINAEHYIENRGMFGKHKWQERNEKKIKQLMEI, encoded by the coding sequence ATGGAATCTCCACCGCATAAATGTTCTGATAATCCTCATGCCCAATTGTATAAATGTAAAGAGAGAAAACAGTcacaacatgaaagaagaataaaatTTCTTGAAGACCTGAAAGAAAAAAGAACAAAATGTACAGACGAAAATAGACAAttatgtgacacatttttttcaaaaattaatgctGAAAATAGTATGGATGACAGTGCAGATCAAAGTACACAAATCAGTGATACATCTcttaaagaaattgaaaatgaaagtaGTATGAACGAAAGTGCGGAAATTGAGGAAACACAATGTGATGAAAGTGAAGAAATGGATGTTGAAACTAGAAAAGGATATAAAAAATCCATTAGGTTTAAACTCATGTTGACTGAGTGGTTTCATGAGATTCCAGATGATTTAGAAGAAGATTGGATTGTCAAATTTTGTCCAGAAGGTAAACGTATGCTTCTTATAAGTATGCGTAAGCTCACATCTTTTTATAATGAAAAGGGTAAATACGTTTTCAAAACAAGAACCAAGTTTCCTGGAGGAGGAAACACCAATCCACGTGGTACTACAGTCTTAGAttgtatttataataaatatattaaaacatTCTTTATATTAGATTGTTTATACTGTAATAATATATTTACAGTACCTAATGAAGCTACGTTTAGATTTTACTGGTTAAAATCCAAGTTTGACGAAAAACCAGAATGGTCCAATTGTGAAAACTCAAAGTATAAATTTGTTTTGATGGATAGTTTCCCTGCTGAACGAGCTTTAATTCAAGAAAAAATGTTTGATGTAATGAAAATACGAAATAAAGATGTGCTGTATGATGGAGTGGTATTTTATCACAAAGAATCTGAGTACACTTTCGGAAACACCCCTCTGGCAACTTGGCTTCATTCATTTATGTTACTTGAAAAACTTGGCATAGATATTCCTGAAATATATCGTAAAAAGATTCCTACAGGTTACATCAATGCCGAGCATTATATTGAGAATAGAGGAATGTTTGGAAAACATAAATGGCAGGAGaggaatgaaaaaaaaattaaacaactcatggaaatttaa